A genomic window from Flavobacterium phycosphaerae includes:
- a CDS encoding PorP/SprF family type IX secretion system membrane protein, with product MRTKILIFALMLTCYTGIAQQDAQYTQYMYNTININPAYAGSRGVMSIFGLHRTQWVGLEGAPTTNAFSLNTPINNSNLGVGLSFVNDKIGPTNDNTISADVSYTVQMSESYKLNFGVKASGNFFNLDRDKLNPQDDTDNHLQNVNNDFSPNLGAGVYLHSDKLYLGMSVPNFLQDKKYNDNEFAVFQERMNFYFIGGYVFDISPSIKFKPAFLTKVVTGSPLQVDASANFLFFDKLMLGGAYRWDAAASALAGFQITDGLFIGYSYDMETTKLKHYNSGSHEVFLRFELFSKVSKMTSPRFF from the coding sequence ATGAGAACAAAAATTTTAATATTCGCTTTGATGTTAACGTGTTACACCGGGATTGCTCAGCAAGATGCCCAGTACACCCAATACATGTATAACACTATCAATATCAATCCCGCTTACGCAGGATCGAGAGGAGTTATGAGTATTTTTGGTTTACATCGTACCCAATGGGTAGGACTTGAAGGCGCACCTACTACTAACGCCTTCTCTTTAAACACTCCAATTAACAATAGTAATCTTGGAGTTGGTTTATCTTTTGTAAATGATAAAATCGGACCTACTAACGATAATACTATCTCTGCTGACGTATCCTATACCGTTCAGATGTCGGAATCTTACAAATTGAATTTTGGAGTAAAGGCATCCGGAAACTTCTTTAATCTGGATAGAGACAAATTAAATCCACAAGATGATACAGACAACCATTTGCAAAATGTCAACAATGACTTCTCTCCTAACTTGGGAGCCGGTGTCTACTTGCACTCTGATAAATTATATCTCGGAATGTCGGTACCTAACTTTTTGCAGGATAAAAAATACAACGACAATGAATTTGCTGTGTTTCAAGAAAGAATGAACTTTTATTTCATCGGTGGGTATGTATTTGACATCTCCCCTTCTATCAAGTTCAAACCTGCTTTCTTAACCAAAGTAGTTACAGGATCTCCGCTTCAGGTAGATGCTTCGGCCAACTTTTTGTTCTTTGACAAGTTGATGCTAGGTGGAGCTTACCGCTGGGATGCCGCGGCAAGTGCCTTGGCCGGGTTCCAAATAACAGACGGATTGTTCATAGGATACAGCTACGATATGGAAACTACTAAGCTTAAACATTACAATTCAGGGTCTCACGAGGTATTTTTGAGATTTGAATTATTCAGTAAAGTCAGCAAAATGACATCACCTAGATTCTTCTAA